From a region of the Impatiens glandulifera chromosome 4, dImpGla2.1, whole genome shotgun sequence genome:
- the LOC124936682 gene encoding uncharacterized protein C24B11.05-like yields the protein MDDHQGSKYDCLLFDIDDTVYPNSSGLSSQCTNNIIEFMTKNLGVDEHKAPQLCVSLYKEYGTTMAGLKATGYDFDYDHFHRFVHGRLPYEILKPDPALKSILQSLPIRKVVFSNANRDHVNMIINKLGLEGCFDDMICFETLNNQTTSPFILCKPSDDAFKQAFIKAKINIPHKTLFFDDSIRNLQTAKRMRLHTVWVGSAHREAGVDLALESIHNMREALPELWEDGDKNVSYSRKGKVGIETYVRA from the exons ATGGACGACCATCAAGGATCAAAATACGACTGTCTTctatttg ATATAGACGACACAGTTTATCCCAACAGTTCAGGTTTATCAAGCCAATGCACTAACAACATAATCG agtTTATGACCAAAAACCTTGGTGTTGATGAACACAAAGCTCCTCAACTCTGTGTTAGCCTATACAAAGAGTATGGAACAACAATGGCTGGTCTCAAGGCTACTGGCTATGATTTTGATTATGATCATTTTCACAG ATTTGTTCATGGAAGATTGCCTTACGAGATTCTAAAACCGGATCCAGCACTCAAATCCATTCTTCAAAGCCTCCCTATTCGCAAAGTT GTATTCTCTAATGCAAACAGAGACCAtgttaatatgattattaataaacttGGTTTAGAAGGTTGCTTTGATGATATGATATGCTTTGAGACCCTAAATAATCAGACCACTTCTCCATTCATTCTCTGTAAGCCAAGTGATGATGCATTCAAACAAGCTTTCATAAAAGCCAAAATCAACATCCCTCACaaaacg TTATTCTTCGACGATAGCATCCGCAATTTACAGACTGCCAAAAGAATGAGACTCCACACTGTTTGG GTGGGATCTGCTCACCGAGAAGCTGGAGTTGATCTTGCGCTCGAGAGCATACATAATATGAGGGAAGCATTGCCCGAGCTATGGGAAGATGGCGATAAAAATGTGTCTTACTCACGAAAAGGAAAAGTCGGGATTGAAACATATGTCAGGGCTTAA